One stretch of Erpetoichthys calabaricus chromosome 14, fErpCal1.3, whole genome shotgun sequence DNA includes these proteins:
- the LOC114664964 gene encoding UPF0500 protein C1orf216 homolog, with protein sequence MFGIQSLTDSPGSLKCAFRAELDGMSRCYSSQPDRKCLQDSNFNFLESRDTLSTFDSNDNLNQNGPGTGTNFYSTLTQGAEEHCQEYIREPPEGSEGRNPRAEQGDNKDNCDGGEDGVESSTDFSRSPSISSLSIDSPVLEGAAAPSVGNTWGAAPGKDSPVPAWDKAPEGLTEVNNTKPPSQVPDLSSVQAHRVLPALLEAVCTLQEQERFKAQEKERHQVQLTMYRRLALIRWIRSLQQKVAEQQGRLQESYDIILENRKVLLRCRGHRGVVGST encoded by the coding sequence ATGTTCGGGATTCAGTCGCTAACAGACTCTCCCGGCTCCCTCAAGTGTGCTTTTAGGGCCGAGCTCGATGGCATGTCCAGGTGTTACAGCAGTCAGCCAGACAGGAAGTGCCTACAAGACAGCAATTTCAATTTCCTGGAGAGCAGGGACACTTTGTCCACCTTTGACAGCAATGACAATCTGAACCAGAACGGACCGGGCACTGGCACGAACTTCTACTCCACTTTAACCCAAGGGGCAGAAGAGCACTGCCAGGAATATATTCGGGAGCCCCCAGAGGGGTCTGAAGGCAGGAACCCAAGGGCTGAGCAAGGGGACAATAAAGACAACTGTGATGGGGGAGAAGATGGGGTCGAAAGCAGCACGGATTTCAGCAGAAGCCCCAGCATTTCCTCTCTGAGCATTGACAGCCCTGTTCTAGAGGGTGccgctgcaccatctgttggaaacaCTTGGGGGGCAGCACCTGGCAAAGACTCCCCAGTGCCAGCCTGGGACAAGGCCCCAGAAGGTCTGACCGAGGTAAACAACACTAAGCCACCCAGTCAAGTCCCAGATTTGAGTTCAGTGCAGGCCCACAGGGTTCTGCCGGCTCTGCTTGAGGCTGTTTGTACCCTGCAGGAACAAGAACGCTTCAAAGCCCAGGAGAAAGAGCGCCACCAGGTCCAGCTCACCATGTACCGTCGCCTGGCACTCATCCGCTGGATACGCAGCCTGCAGCAGAAGGTGGCAGAACAGCAAGGCCGACTGCAAGAAAGCTATGATATCATCCTGGAGAACCGCAAAGTGCTGCTACGCTGCCGTGGGCACCGAGGGGTGGTGGGCAGCACCTAA